A stretch of Candidatus Vicinibacter affinis DNA encodes these proteins:
- a CDS encoding serine hydrolase, producing the protein MSVILRNTVCLLISWISVLHCSIYSQGLYFPPLTGNVWETTSPAALGWCEDKLPELYDYLESANSKGFIVLKDGKIVIEKYFGSFTKDSLWYWASAGKSLTSFLVGIAQQEGKLSIEDPSSKYLGPGWTDCTALEEARIKVKHQLTMTTGLDDGVSNVDCTDKECLKCLAEPGKRWAYHNAPYTLLDKVIESATGANLNSFVLSKLSTQTGIYGSFLPIDFNNVFFSKPRVMARFGLLMLNKGNWNGNQILKDMDYYQKMITSSQDLNKSYGYLWWLNGKASFMAPGLQFVFPGFLTPNAPADMFSALGKNGQIIHVVPSQNLVVVRMGNAPGTGAVPITLPDTIWQKLNKVMCLPSATDESATQNLNAVKINQQADHITVMWDDMQFDLKLINSAGDILLQKNSVRSEVQINAHWINPGIYYIRLLDTNGRSVVKKVMIQ; encoded by the coding sequence ATGTCTGTAATTCTTAGAAATACCGTTTGTTTGCTGATCAGCTGGATCTCCGTACTTCATTGTTCCATTTATTCCCAAGGTCTGTACTTTCCGCCGCTGACAGGCAATGTATGGGAAACTACCAGTCCTGCTGCCTTAGGTTGGTGTGAGGACAAGTTGCCCGAATTGTATGATTATCTGGAAAGTGCTAATTCAAAAGGATTCATTGTGTTGAAAGATGGTAAAATAGTCATTGAAAAATATTTTGGTAGTTTCACTAAAGACAGTCTCTGGTATTGGGCATCTGCGGGTAAATCCCTGACTTCCTTTTTAGTTGGTATCGCGCAACAGGAAGGCAAACTTTCCATCGAAGACCCAAGTTCAAAATATTTGGGTCCTGGTTGGACCGACTGTACTGCACTGGAAGAAGCACGTATAAAAGTAAAGCATCAGCTTACCATGACAACAGGTTTGGATGATGGGGTGTCCAATGTGGATTGTACCGATAAGGAATGTCTGAAATGTCTTGCTGAGCCTGGAAAAAGATGGGCCTACCACAACGCACCTTACACCCTTTTGGACAAGGTCATTGAATCTGCCACAGGAGCAAATCTGAATTCTTTTGTACTCTCCAAACTAAGCACTCAGACGGGGATTTATGGAAGTTTTTTACCGATTGACTTCAACAATGTTTTTTTCAGTAAGCCACGGGTCATGGCAAGATTTGGATTATTGATGCTGAACAAGGGCAACTGGAACGGCAACCAGATTTTAAAAGACATGGATTATTATCAGAAAATGATCACCAGTTCTCAGGATCTCAATAAATCTTACGGTTATCTGTGGTGGCTGAATGGAAAAGCTTCTTTCATGGCACCCGGACTTCAATTTGTCTTTCCGGGATTTCTAACCCCTAATGCGCCGGCAGATATGTTTTCCGCACTCGGAAAAAATGGTCAGATCATTCATGTGGTACCCAGCCAAAATCTGGTGGTGGTAAGAATGGGAAATGCCCCCGGAACAGGTGCTGTACCCATTACGCTTCCGGATACCATCTGGCAAAAACTAAATAAGGTCATGTGTCTGCCTTCTGCTACCGATGAATCTGCAACTCAAAATTTGAATGCAGTAAAAATTAATCAACAAGCGGATCATATAACGGTGATGTGGGACGACATGCAATTTGATTTGAAATTGATTAACTCAGCAGGCGATATTCTTCTCCAGAAAAACTCAGTAAGATCAGAAGTTCAAATCAACGCACATTGGATTAACCCCGGGATATATTATATCCGGTTACTGGATACAAATGGACGGTCTGTCGTAAAAAAAGTGATGATCCAATAA
- a CDS encoding DUF5103 domain-containing protein, protein MKQNIRTHFQNTFFLWVFFLFWSSNAKAQLNFNKLAPVDTQYHSLVKSISIRENNDPVLLPILHLNKSYQLQLHFDLMEGTPRQLFYGICHYNKDWTMSDLQLLEYLDGFTELQIQKFRASSQTYTPYVHYQLTLPSADMSFRVTGNFMLAVYDNSGEVYFTRKFYVTDNSFRATPRFINPVDPEKVLTHQSISLVVSGGQSIIYNPGLEVQIEILQNGNPMTKKILTEPLFFSGNQLNYTKQDGILFPGMKEYRRKDLRSIQHKTLGISYWDEKDNEFHCYFKPEESRLYKNYHTDFDFNGRVMYALEDDYNASSDYRSEYVWAHAKLQTNVPSDHAVYLYGALTDWKLKQEFRMEYDETERAYSGTFYIKNAVFDYMYATTDDDGKITTSFYEGDWYETENDYLIMVYYRPFGTRYDRLVFAGRFNSNNQ, encoded by the coding sequence ATGAAGCAAAACATCCGAACACATTTTCAAAACACCTTTTTCCTTTGGGTGTTTTTTTTATTTTGGTCAAGCAATGCTAAAGCTCAACTTAATTTTAATAAGTTAGCTCCTGTGGATACGCAATACCATTCGTTGGTAAAATCAATCTCCATCAGAGAAAATAATGATCCAGTTTTATTGCCGATTCTTCATTTGAATAAATCCTATCAACTCCAGTTGCATTTTGATTTAATGGAAGGCACGCCCAGACAATTATTTTATGGGATTTGTCACTACAACAAGGATTGGACCATGTCTGATTTGCAATTGCTGGAATACCTGGATGGATTCACCGAATTGCAGATACAAAAATTCCGTGCCTCTTCGCAGACCTATACCCCCTATGTACATTATCAGCTTACCCTTCCTTCTGCTGACATGAGTTTTAGGGTCACCGGTAATTTTATGCTGGCGGTGTACGACAATTCAGGTGAAGTCTATTTTACCAGAAAATTTTATGTGACGGACAACAGTTTCAGGGCCACTCCAAGATTTATAAATCCTGTTGATCCGGAGAAGGTATTGACTCATCAATCCATCAGTCTAGTCGTAAGTGGTGGCCAAAGTATCATTTATAATCCAGGCCTGGAGGTACAGATTGAAATCCTTCAGAACGGGAATCCAATGACAAAAAAGATATTGACGGAGCCCTTGTTTTTTTCCGGAAATCAATTGAATTATACCAAACAGGATGGCATACTTTTTCCGGGTATGAAAGAATACCGGCGAAAAGATTTGCGGTCCATCCAGCACAAAACTTTGGGCATATCCTATTGGGATGAGAAAGACAATGAATTTCATTGTTATTTCAAACCGGAAGAATCCAGATTGTATAAAAATTATCACACTGATTTTGATTTTAACGGCAGGGTGATGTATGCGCTTGAAGATGATTACAATGCCTCTTCAGACTATCGCAGTGAATATGTCTGGGCACATGCAAAACTGCAAACCAATGTGCCATCTGATCATGCAGTTTATCTTTATGGTGCATTGACCGACTGGAAACTTAAGCAGGAATTCCGAATGGAATATGATGAAACGGAAAGAGCCTATTCCGGTACCTTTTACATCAAAAACGCTGTCTTCGATTACATGTATGCCACCACCGATGACGATGGAAAAATTACCACTAGCTTTTATGAAGGAGATTGGTATGAGACTGAGAACGATTATCTCATCATGGTTTATTACCGCCCTTTCGGCACCCGCTATGATCGTTTGGTTTTCGCTGGAAGATTTAATTCAAACAATCAATAA
- the rlmN gene encoding 23S rRNA (adenine(2503)-C(2))-methyltransferase RlmN, with product MSTLSNKKDILQLTDEQLAASLLELGFEKYRTKQVKEWLWKHAVRSFDDMSNLSIEQRRLLNEHFEIKAIKLDKMQKSRDGTLKFRFVLHDGLKIESVLIPVLEKNRYTVCISSQAGCSLTCSFCATGRMGLLRQLTVAEIFDQYAEVNKKCLEVYEKPVSNVVYMGMGEPLLNYKNVIQSIRRLNDQVGPDMSYRKITVSTAGIAKMIKKLADEELKVNLALSLHAANDEKRQDMMPINEHNNLHALMGALKYFYDKIGTKISFEYIAFEHYNDNALDVKNLVRLCSHFPVMVNIIEYNPVPGIDYQKSSEDRLEAFAKAVHKHGVMITVRRSRGKDIDAACGQLANRD from the coding sequence ATAAGTACATTGAGTAACAAGAAAGATATTCTCCAGTTGACTGATGAGCAACTTGCTGCAAGCTTGCTAGAACTGGGCTTTGAGAAATACCGGACCAAACAGGTAAAGGAGTGGTTGTGGAAACATGCCGTTCGTTCATTTGATGACATGAGCAATCTCAGCATTGAACAACGCAGGTTGCTGAATGAGCATTTTGAGATAAAAGCCATAAAGCTTGACAAAATGCAGAAGAGTCGGGATGGAACCCTCAAATTCCGTTTTGTCCTGCATGATGGTTTAAAGATTGAATCTGTGTTGATTCCGGTTCTGGAGAAAAATCGCTACACAGTGTGCATTTCTTCACAGGCCGGGTGCAGCCTCACCTGCAGTTTTTGCGCTACCGGCAGGATGGGTCTGCTGCGTCAGTTGACCGTTGCAGAAATTTTTGATCAATATGCGGAAGTCAACAAGAAATGCCTGGAGGTCTATGAAAAGCCTGTCTCCAATGTGGTGTATATGGGAATGGGCGAACCACTGTTGAACTATAAAAATGTAATTCAATCCATTCGCAGATTGAATGATCAGGTGGGGCCGGACATGTCATATCGCAAGATTACAGTTTCCACCGCAGGAATTGCCAAGATGATTAAAAAATTGGCAGATGAGGAATTGAAAGTCAATCTTGCCCTCTCTCTTCATGCTGCCAACGATGAAAAACGTCAGGACATGATGCCCATCAATGAGCACAACAATCTGCACGCATTGATGGGTGCCTTGAAATATTTTTACGATAAGATCGGTACCAAGATCAGTTTTGAATACATCGCCTTTGAACATTACAACGACAATGCGCTGGATGTAAAAAATCTGGTCCGTCTGTGCAGCCATTTTCCGGTCATGGTCAACATCATTGAGTACAACCCGGTCCCGGGAATAGACTATCAGAAATCTTCGGAAGACCGTCTGGAGGCATTTGCCAAAGCTGTGCATAAACATGGTGTCATGATCACCGTGCGCCGCAGCAGAGGTAAGGACATTGACGCCGCATGCGGGCAATTGGCCAATCGTGATTAA
- a CDS encoding DUF3089 domain-containing protein, whose protein sequence is MVSFVVEFSIIVDLLIILRSDMNKNFILFALIILSSCAVPKPKGPFNPAKTGQAPRYQDSYYWAALPTRKDAADTVPPGVGDGLLPQDVDVFYLHPTSYFKKKYGNTWNADLTNNELNAATDKSGVLYQATIFNQAARVYAPRYRQAHFHAFFTKDKKSADQALAIAYEDVYNAFLYYWDNFNNNRPIIIVGHSQGSELAVRLLKEVFDNPQMKNKLVAAYIPGWPVYKDEFKILKDCKTPFETSCICSWRTFKEGTKPKWLDKEREVFITNPLSWTTEQLRISEDKNKGMVIDISKEPSLPGVSAQIHRNILWASKPKFRGAILYQTKNYHKGDFNLYYLNIRENARDRIKAYWK, encoded by the coding sequence TTGGTTAGTTTTGTCGTTGAATTTTCTATAATCGTAGATCTTTTAATTATCCTCCGCAGTGATATGAATAAAAATTTCATCCTCTTCGCCCTGATCATCCTGTCGTCTTGTGCGGTTCCAAAACCAAAAGGCCCATTCAATCCTGCTAAAACCGGACAGGCTCCCAGATATCAGGATTCCTATTACTGGGCGGCGCTGCCGACGCGCAAAGATGCAGCTGATACCGTGCCACCGGGGGTGGGGGATGGATTACTGCCTCAGGATGTAGATGTGTTTTATCTGCATCCCACTTCTTACTTTAAAAAAAAATATGGCAATACCTGGAATGCTGATCTTACAAACAATGAATTAAATGCTGCCACCGATAAATCCGGAGTCCTTTATCAGGCGACCATCTTCAATCAGGCGGCACGGGTGTATGCACCCAGATACCGACAGGCACATTTTCACGCTTTCTTTACCAAGGATAAGAAATCTGCTGATCAGGCTTTGGCTATTGCTTATGAAGATGTCTACAATGCCTTCCTTTACTACTGGGACAATTTTAACAACAACAGGCCCATCATCATTGTAGGTCACAGTCAGGGATCTGAACTCGCCGTTCGCTTGCTGAAAGAGGTGTTCGACAATCCACAAATGAAAAATAAACTGGTCGCCGCCTACATTCCGGGCTGGCCCGTCTATAAAGATGAATTTAAAATACTGAAGGATTGTAAAACGCCCTTTGAGACTTCCTGTATTTGCAGTTGGCGGACTTTCAAGGAAGGAACAAAGCCCAAATGGCTCGATAAAGAGCGGGAAGTTTTCATCACCAATCCACTGAGCTGGACCACTGAACAGTTGAGAATTTCAGAGGATAAAAACAAAGGTATGGTCATCGATATCAGCAAGGAACCTTCCCTGCCTGGCGTGAGTGCGCAGATACACCGGAATATTTTATGGGCCAGCAAACCAAAATTTAGAGGTGCAATACTTTATCAGACCAAAAACTACCACAAGGGAGATTTTAATTTGTATTACCTCAATATACGGGAAAATGCACGGGACCGCATTAAGGCTTATTGGAAATAA
- a CDS encoding DNA-3-methyladenine glycosylase 2 family protein, which yields MKILDILSKDKRMQKIILLTPEERIFNQNPDGQVMKDLVSSIISQQLSTKVARVILKRFLELFGGEFPATTDLLKTDHETLRSCGLSNQKAQYIRNIAEHFNTNQLKDEMFHDLSDEEIIESLTAIKGVGRWTVEMVLIFCLGREDVFALDDYGIQTALVEIYRLKEEKKALKLKMEQISHRWKPYRSTACLYLWAYKDLKLKI from the coding sequence ATAAAAATTCTTGATATCTTGTCAAAAGACAAAAGGATGCAAAAAATCATTCTGCTGACTCCAGAGGAAAGAATTTTTAACCAAAATCCTGATGGGCAGGTCATGAAGGACTTAGTTAGCTCTATTATCAGCCAACAATTGTCCACCAAAGTAGCACGTGTAATCTTGAAACGTTTTTTGGAATTATTCGGAGGTGAATTTCCTGCTACCACAGATCTGCTTAAAACTGATCATGAGACTTTAAGAAGTTGTGGACTGTCCAACCAAAAAGCTCAGTACATCCGAAATATTGCAGAGCATTTTAATACCAACCAGCTGAAAGATGAAATGTTCCACGACCTGTCAGATGAAGAAATCATTGAATCTTTAACAGCCATCAAAGGTGTGGGCCGGTGGACTGTGGAAATGGTGTTGATCTTTTGCCTGGGGCGGGAAGATGTCTTTGCCTTAGATGATTATGGAATCCAGACAGCGCTTGTGGAGATTTATCGTCTCAAAGAAGAAAAAAAGGCCTTAAAATTAAAAATGGAGCAGATTTCTCATCGGTGGAAACCTTACCGTTCGACAGCTTGTCTATATCTTTGGGCTTATAAAGACTTGAAATTAAAAATATGA
- a CDS encoding choice-of-anchor B family protein: MSQCFRYDDPNLPFRGPVAYNDVWGYVCPSGEEVGIIGTVDSIFFFEIAGSCSGSLRKIFSFKGGASSIWRDIKTYRNYAYTTADEGTEGLLVFDLEDAPDSIAFMGRDDSTFHRAHNLYVDTTTGHLYIAGASLNNVGISLIMYDLNPDPSHPQLIKKISLPGGYVHDVHVRNDTAFASHGYYGLGIYAIHPNGNFTEISSITNYPQKGYNHSSWVTRDGKNLVFADETHNMGLKIYELNDISKPKLASIFRSALLAPGDTASIVHNPFIKDDYIYLAYYHDGVQIFNMADPKNPYKVAYFDTEPNNTDYSGYQGCWGVYPYLPSGRVIATDIANGFFVINVDILLALNDVKLEANAEQDGIMLHWDILADQSSTTSGIELQKSTDGITWEGMYGLGDHEMSASWMDHTPIEGQNYYRIYWTENGNEKFSDPVSALWFKEETQGLIYLIGDEIYAQQMHAAEIEELKIYNLDGRLLESVIQPSFPVKIKHAIPGTMLLLEIKKTNGESVFTKGFYK, encoded by the coding sequence ATGTCACAATGCTTTCGTTATGACGATCCCAACCTGCCATTTCGCGGGCCGGTGGCCTACAATGATGTATGGGGTTATGTGTGTCCCTCAGGGGAGGAAGTGGGCATTATAGGTACAGTAGACAGTATTTTCTTTTTTGAAATTGCGGGTTCCTGCAGCGGAAGTTTACGAAAAATATTTAGTTTCAAGGGAGGGGCTTCCTCCATTTGGAGGGATATCAAAACCTACCGAAATTATGCCTACACCACCGCAGATGAAGGAACAGAGGGGTTGCTTGTTTTTGATCTGGAAGATGCACCTGACTCCATTGCATTTATGGGAAGGGATGACAGTACTTTTCATCGGGCGCACAACCTGTATGTAGATACCACCACCGGGCATTTGTACATTGCGGGTGCCAGCCTGAATAATGTGGGGATCAGTCTGATCATGTATGACCTCAATCCGGATCCAAGTCACCCTCAGCTGATTAAAAAAATCAGTTTGCCGGGTGGATACGTGCACGATGTGCATGTACGAAATGATACCGCTTTTGCTTCTCACGGATATTATGGATTGGGAATTTATGCCATTCACCCGAATGGTAATTTTACTGAAATTTCATCCATCACCAATTATCCACAAAAGGGATACAACCACAGCAGCTGGGTGACCCGCGATGGAAAAAATCTGGTATTCGCAGATGAGACTCATAACATGGGCTTAAAAATTTACGAGCTTAACGACATCAGCAAACCTAAGTTGGCCAGCATCTTTCGTTCAGCACTTTTAGCACCTGGGGACACTGCCAGTATCGTGCACAACCCATTTATCAAAGACGATTATATTTATTTGGCCTACTACCATGATGGCGTTCAGATATTCAACATGGCTGACCCTAAGAATCCATACAAGGTTGCTTATTTTGATACAGAACCAAACAATACAGATTACTCGGGATATCAGGGATGTTGGGGTGTATATCCCTATTTACCTTCCGGAAGAGTAATTGCCACCGATATAGCAAATGGTTTTTTTGTAATCAATGTGGATATTTTACTTGCTTTGAATGATGTCAAACTGGAAGCAAATGCTGAGCAAGATGGCATCATGTTGCATTGGGATATTTTGGCTGACCAATCCAGCACAACTTCAGGTATTGAGTTGCAGAAAAGTACGGATGGGATAACATGGGAAGGAATGTACGGATTAGGTGATCATGAAATGTCTGCAAGTTGGATGGATCATACCCCCATCGAAGGTCAGAATTATTACCGTATATACTGGACAGAAAATGGTAATGAAAAATTTTCAGATCCGGTTAGCGCCCTTTGGTTTAAAGAAGAAACACAAGGTTTAATTTATTTGATTGGTGACGAAATCTATGCGCAACAAATGCATGCAGCAGAAATTGAAGAGTTGAAAATTTATAACCTCGATGGCAGATTATTGGAATCAGTCATTCAACCCTCTTTTCCGGTAAAAATAAAACATGCGATACCGGGTACTATGCTTTTATTGGAAATAAAAAAGACCAACGGCGAAAGCGTTTTCACCAAAGGTTTTTACAAATAA
- a CDS encoding DUF1800 domain-containing protein, with protein sequence MPINSPLLPYSGPFNKPELLHLLRRTQLGVSNADLNHFKGKSLNQVVDELLTFGTTVAPPVKNYSARVNNLPDPTALDTEVQLGQTWVDTPIRNQTTNPDGSRRESLKAWWMGLMLGQERNLREQMVLFWHNHFSTEANEVGNAQMSYRTNKLFRENATGNFRDFLFKITLDPGMLKYLNGYLNKATAPDENYARELQELFCVGKGPGSGYTEDDVKAAAKVLTGWSLITQEGTPAVPVTPYTKENLNNHDKKDKVFSAFYGNKVIKGVATPTRATMEAEIRELIDMILAVDETSKFICRKLYTYFCYYEITPDVEVNLIEPLAEVFRNSNYDLKVLLKAFFTADYFFKPELRGAMIKSGMQFVIAKTKVFGYQIPDASKFEAQYYYWSVFKNYARNMGQDIMDPPNVAGWPAYYQVPQFHEMWVDTATYPERKNFYENISKNGLNSGTFYYQDVSKNVKVTVDFVAFAKQFSVPENPNVLVAEACELLFGVPVSQAIKDQLKTSFLLENQSSDYYWTEAWLEYINNPATTDPEAKRVPTMLKNLFLDMESAAEFHLC encoded by the coding sequence ATGCCAATCAACAGTCCTTTGTTGCCTTATTCCGGGCCGTTCAACAAACCGGAGTTGCTGCACCTGCTGAGACGTACCCAATTGGGCGTGTCTAATGCAGATTTGAATCATTTTAAAGGAAAATCACTGAATCAGGTGGTAGATGAGTTGCTGACTTTCGGAACTACTGTTGCACCACCGGTGAAGAATTATTCTGCCAGAGTAAATAACTTGCCGGATCCCACTGCCCTCGATACAGAAGTTCAGCTAGGCCAGACCTGGGTGGACACTCCTATCCGAAACCAAACCACCAATCCGGATGGCTCACGCAGAGAAAGCCTGAAAGCCTGGTGGATGGGACTCATGCTGGGGCAGGAGCGCAACCTTCGCGAACAAATGGTCCTTTTTTGGCACAATCATTTTTCCACCGAGGCCAACGAAGTAGGGAATGCACAAATGTCCTATCGCACAAATAAACTTTTCAGGGAAAATGCTACCGGCAATTTCAGAGATTTTTTATTCAAGATCACTCTGGACCCGGGAATGCTGAAATACCTGAATGGATATTTGAATAAGGCTACAGCTCCGGACGAAAATTATGCACGGGAACTTCAGGAGTTATTTTGTGTGGGGAAGGGTCCCGGATCAGGATATACAGAAGATGATGTAAAGGCAGCAGCCAAAGTACTTACCGGATGGAGTCTGATCACCCAGGAAGGAACCCCCGCTGTTCCAGTAACACCATACACTAAAGAAAATTTAAACAACCACGACAAGAAGGATAAGGTTTTTTCAGCTTTCTATGGTAATAAAGTCATTAAAGGGGTGGCCACCCCTACCCGGGCTACTATGGAAGCAGAGATCAGGGAATTGATAGACATGATTCTTGCAGTGGACGAGACGTCCAAGTTTATATGCCGCAAATTGTATACCTATTTCTGTTATTACGAAATAACACCGGATGTAGAAGTTAATCTGATCGAACCACTGGCAGAAGTTTTTAGAAACAGCAACTACGACCTCAAAGTATTGTTGAAAGCATTCTTTACCGCAGATTATTTTTTCAAACCTGAATTAAGAGGTGCCATGATCAAAAGCGGAATGCAGTTTGTCATCGCCAAGACCAAAGTATTTGGTTATCAAATACCGGATGCTTCCAAATTTGAGGCACAATATTATTATTGGTCTGTATTCAAAAACTATGCACGCAACATGGGCCAGGATATCATGGATCCACCCAACGTTGCCGGTTGGCCTGCTTACTATCAGGTGCCGCAATTTCATGAAATGTGGGTCGACACAGCCACCTATCCGGAGCGAAAAAACTTTTACGAAAACATTAGTAAAAACGGTTTGAACTCCGGTACTTTTTACTATCAGGACGTTAGTAAAAATGTAAAAGTTACAGTAGATTTTGTTGCTTTTGCCAAGCAGTTTTCCGTACCGGAAAATCCCAATGTGCTGGTTGCAGAAGCATGCGAATTATTATTTGGGGTACCTGTATCCCAGGCAATCAAAGATCAGCTCAAGACAAGTTTTCTTTTGGAGAATCAAAGCTCGGATTATTATTGGACCGAAGCCTGGCTGGAGTATATTAACAATCCGGCAACCACGGATCCTGAAGCCAAGCGAGTTCCGACTATGTTGAAGAATTTATTTCTGGACATGGAATCTGCTGCTGAATTTCATCTTTGTTAA
- a CDS encoding DUF1501 domain-containing protein, producing MKRRQFIQSVPVAIGGMSVTAYANSPLLSALTAALYETDRVLVIVQLNGGNDGLNTVFPLDQYATLAKHRANLLMPESDILVLGGTNGATGIHPAMNKFKELYDEQKLSVIQSVGYPSFNFSHFRATDIWMTASDSKEFLNSGWAGRYLNYEFPNYPVGFPNTTMPDPLAIRIGGNVPLGLQNIGVNMAISINNTNDPLNLTGSIYKDPATSDYKGKELLYLREVQRQTDKFGDAVAAGATKGKNLSTLYPTGSAPGASLANALKIVAKLISGGLKTRIYWVSTGGFDTHSNQVVGSDRKTGNHANLLKGVADSIHAFMDDAKLLGLEDRIAGMTFSEFGRRIISNGSVGTDHGAGQPMFLFGKKVVPGVIGKNPTIDPNATANSNIPMQYDFRSIYASILKDWFCVPQEDLQSVLLKNFQALPLFDPSGCIPTSVHDENNKAGENLLYAYPNPFTESTTVKFETKGDHTLVQIFNNQGVLMQTLYDGDLAPGKYDLPCDLGQAPAGIYYARIQNGKLQQVKAIHKVR from the coding sequence ATGAAAAGAAGACAATTTATACAATCTGTACCGGTCGCAATTGGTGGAATGTCCGTTACAGCATATGCCAACAGCCCTCTGTTGTCGGCACTTACGGCTGCGCTTTACGAAACAGACCGAGTACTCGTAATTGTTCAGCTCAACGGAGGTAATGATGGATTGAATACCGTTTTCCCATTGGATCAATATGCAACTTTGGCAAAACACAGAGCCAATTTATTGATGCCGGAATCAGATATTCTGGTTTTAGGTGGAACCAACGGTGCCACAGGTATTCATCCCGCGATGAATAAATTTAAAGAATTATACGACGAGCAAAAATTATCGGTGATACAGTCTGTAGGTTATCCTTCCTTCAATTTCTCCCACTTCAGGGCAACAGATATTTGGATGACGGCCTCCGATTCAAAGGAATTTTTGAACAGTGGTTGGGCAGGCAGATATCTCAATTATGAGTTTCCAAATTACCCGGTGGGATTTCCGAATACGACCATGCCGGATCCATTGGCCATACGAATAGGGGGGAACGTACCCCTTGGATTGCAGAATATTGGTGTCAACATGGCCATCTCGATCAACAATACCAACGACCCGTTAAACCTTACCGGATCGATTTATAAGGATCCCGCCACTTCCGATTATAAAGGCAAAGAATTGCTTTACTTGCGTGAAGTTCAACGTCAGACAGATAAGTTTGGGGATGCGGTTGCAGCTGGAGCCACCAAAGGAAAAAATCTTTCCACTTTGTACCCGACGGGCAGTGCGCCAGGAGCGTCATTGGCCAATGCCTTAAAAATTGTTGCCAAGCTTATTTCTGGCGGATTGAAAACCAGGATTTATTGGGTGAGTACAGGAGGTTTTGATACACACTCCAATCAGGTAGTAGGAAGTGACCGAAAAACCGGAAATCACGCCAACCTCCTCAAAGGGGTGGCAGATTCCATCCATGCGTTTATGGACGATGCCAAACTGCTTGGATTGGAAGACAGGATTGCCGGAATGACCTTTTCTGAATTTGGCAGGAGAATCATTTCCAATGGATCGGTAGGTACTGATCATGGGGCAGGGCAGCCGATGTTCCTGTTTGGTAAGAAGGTCGTGCCGGGCGTCATCGGTAAAAATCCAACCATTGATCCCAATGCTACGGCCAACTCTAATATTCCAATGCAGTATGATTTCAGATCGATATACGCCTCCATCCTGAAAGACTGGTTCTGTGTGCCACAGGAAGATTTGCAAAGTGTGTTGCTGAAGAATTTCCAGGCCTTACCGCTGTTTGATCCTTCTGGCTGCATTCCGACCAGTGTGCATGATGAAAACAATAAAGCAGGAGAGAATCTTCTCTATGCGTATCCAAACCCTTTCACGGAATCTACTACCGTCAAGTTTGAAACCAAGGGAGATCACACCCTGGTTCAGATTTTTAACAATCAGGGTGTGTTGATGCAGACGCTGTATGATGGGGATTTGGCTCCGGGTAAGTACGATTTACCTTGTGACCTTGGGCAGGCTCCTGCAGGAATCTATTATGCCAGAATACAGAATGGTAAACTGCAACAGGTAAAAGCCATTCATAAAGTTCGCTAA